Within Burkholderia sp., the genomic segment TATCAATCGGCCCAGCGGATCAAGGGGGAAGGCGATGCGAAGGTCGCCTCGATCGCCCGCGAGGCCTCCGGCCCCGATCCAGGGTTCTACCAGTTCTATGCAAGCCTGCAGGCGTACCGGAACACCTTCCATGTGAACGATCTCATTATCGTCGATCCGGACAGCGAGTTTTTTCGCTTCATGCGCAGCCCGATGGGCGGTGGTTGCCACGCGACGCCAGCTCCCACGCTCCGCAAATACTGACGCTGAGAAGCGGGGGGCACCGCCTTACGCGACTGCAAGCCGGTCACGGTGTCCGATTCGTAGGGCGTTGTTGGATAAATCGAGCGAGGTCCGTTGACGTTTACGCGCAACGGTTGTGGGGCCAGCCTCCTATCAAGTCAGATTCCAGAGTAACTGCCTATTTTTTGCCAAGAAAATGCGCAAGGACATACACAAGACAGGTAAGCCGAAGACACGCTACCGTGTCAGGAATTGGGTGGCCTATAATGCAGGCCTGATCAACCGGGGGAACATAACAATATGGATAGATGAAGCTGTCCTTGCCAGAATACCCGACGCCATATCCAAGCGTGGTCGCCCGCGTCTGTATGGCGATACGCCTGATTCAGGCATTACTTGGCGTGAAGACCGTCTATCGACTGACCTTGCGCGCCCTGCAAGGTTTCACCCAAAGTCTGCGCGATCTCGCCTTCCCGAGCTTGCCGGCGCCGAATTACACCACGCTCTGTCGCCGGGCAAAAACGCTTGATGTCGAACTGCCGATCCTTCGTGACAATGAACCGATCCATCTGGATGTCGACAGCACTGGTCTGAAGGTCTATGGAGAAGGTGAATGGAAGGGTGCGCCAGCACGGCTACTCGAAGCGGCGCACGTAGCGTAAAGTCCATTTCGCGCTCAACGCGAATACGGGTCAAGTGTATCCGCGCTAATGACGCACACAGAATGTGGCTGACGGTGACGCTCTGGCTAAGTTGCTCGACCAGATTCCACGCGACGAACACATCGATCTCATCGACAGTGACGCTGCCTACGACACCAAGCCATGCCATGCGGCCATTACTGCACGCAGTGCTATTCCATTCGATTTTGCCACGCGAGGGTGCCGCTCATTGGCCAGCGGATGCGCCCGGTGCTGCGTGGCGTAACGGCGCGGTTGATGCAATTGCCCGTGAAGTTCGTCGAGAATAAAAGAAAGACATTGGCTACCACCGGCGATCGCTTGCCGAGAATGCGATGTATCGGTTCAAGACGCTCACCGGCAACTGTCTCTGGGTGCGTCACATCGACTCGCAGGCGGTCGAGGTCGCCGTTCGTGTCGGCGTAATCAACCGCATAAGTGGACTTCGCTCGTCTGCGATCCGTTTGTATCGCCGGAAATTCTGTCCGTCGATGCCATGGCATCTTCACACGCTCGATTTATGCAACAATGCCTTGCTCGAACCTGGCATCAGGCCCGTGATTGCAAAGAGCGATACACTGAGCATCGAGATGCGGACTCGGCAGGTATCGTTGGTTTGTCGAACGTACTCATGCTTGGCTCCACAACTTCCGTCGTCTATGCATTCGCTTCGATTGTCGCGATGACATTCACGAAGCGTTCTTAAAACTTGGCTGCTCGCTCGTCTGTTGGAAGATCTGCAAGCGTGCTGAGCAGCATTTTGGAACTGACCTCCAACTACCGACCAGCAAGCACTCATGTACAAGCTCGTTCTCATCCGCCACGGCGAATCGACCTGGAACAAGGAAAACCGCTTTACCGGCTGGGTAGACGTCGACCTGACCGAGCAAGGTAACAACGAGGCACGCCAGGCCGGCGTCTTGCTCAAGGAAGCCGGCTACTTGTTCGATATCGCCTACACCTCGGTGCTTAAGCGCGCGATCCGTACGCTCTGGCACGTGCTGGACCAGATGGACCAGATGTACCTGCCGGTGGTGCACTCTTGGTGCCTCAACGAGCGCCACTACGGTGCGCTGTCAGGCCTCAACAAGGCCGAGACGGCCGCCAAGTTCGGCGAAGAACAGGTACTGGTATGGCGCCGCAGTTACGACACGCCGCCACCGGCGCTGGAGCCGGGCAACGAGCTCGCGTCCTTCAAAGACCCGCGCTACGCCAAGGTGCCGCGCGAGCAGTTGCCGTTCACTGAATGCCTGAAGGACACCGTGGCGCGGGTACTGCCGCTGTGGAACGAGTCGATCGCACCGACCGTCAAGGCCAGCAAACAGGTATTGATCGCCGCGCACGGCAATTCGCTGCGCGCGCTGATCAAGTATATGGACGGCATCTCGGACGACGACATCGTCGGCCTGAATATCCCCAACGGCGTCCCGCTCGTCTATGAGCTCGACGAGAATCTGAAGCCGATCCGCCATTACTACCTGGGCGACTAGGAGGCGATCAACAAGGCCTAGATTGCCTGCGCGCAGCAGGAGGAGGGCAAGGCAAAAAAGCATGGCGCCGCCGTCGTGCCGGCCCGGGCCTTGAACCCAGCCGGCGCAGCAGGGCCCTGACTCTTCTCTCCGGCCACAAACGGCTCTTGCTCGCCACCGCGCGAGCTCGGCAGCCCCCTCGGTCGCGAGATGCCGTCATCTGGCAGACGAAGCAGCGGATGCGGCTGGTCACGGCCCAGTCTGTCGCCACCTGCGCGTCAGTTTCGCGCGGCGTTATTGCATATTAATCTGCAATTCGTGATCTTGAAATT encodes:
- the gpmA gene encoding 2,3-diphosphoglycerate-dependent phosphoglycerate mutase codes for the protein MYKLVLIRHGESTWNKENRFTGWVDVDLTEQGNNEARQAGVLLKEAGYLFDIAYTSVLKRAIRTLWHVLDQMDQMYLPVVHSWCLNERHYGALSGLNKAETAAKFGEEQVLVWRRSYDTPPPALEPGNELASFKDPRYAKVPREQLPFTECLKDTVARVLPLWNESIAPTVKASKQVLIAAHGNSLRALIKYMDGISDDDIVGLNIPNGVPLVYELDENLKPIRHYYLGD